Proteins encoded by one window of Deinococcus yavapaiensis KR-236:
- a CDS encoding zinc-dependent alcohol dehydrogenase, protein MKAVVWNRITDVRVEEVPDAKILQQSDVVIKMTAATICGSDLHLYDGYVPSMTPGDIIGHEFMGEVVEVGPDVTKFKVGDRVIVPSVIACGQCWYCQHGRFSLCDNTNPNAKIAEAMYGYSGAAIFGYSHAFGGYAGGFAEYVRVPYADVGPILVPDSLTDEQALFVSDAFPTGWQAAYFADIKPGDVVAVWGAGAVGLFAIASAFMMGADDVIAIDRFSDRLDKARQLGARTINYEEINQQGVTIVSALKEMTAGRGPDRAIDAVGMEAHGTGFGANIDRVKQATRLAELDRPYVLRQAIQAVRKGGTVSISGVYAGLVDKMPLGAIVNKSLHLRGGQMHAQRYLKDLVKRVENGEIDPSFVVTHRLSLEDAPQAFETFKKKHGPNEHGEDCPCCRVVLKPHLKKIESKQGPGKPVEVNA, encoded by the coding sequence GTGAAGGCCGTCGTCTGGAACCGCATCACGGACGTGCGCGTCGAGGAGGTGCCCGACGCGAAGATCTTGCAGCAGAGCGACGTCGTCATCAAGATGACCGCCGCGACGATTTGCGGCTCGGACTTGCACCTCTACGACGGTTACGTGCCGTCCATGACGCCCGGCGACATCATCGGGCACGAGTTCATGGGTGAAGTCGTCGAGGTCGGCCCGGATGTCACGAAGTTCAAGGTCGGCGACCGCGTCATCGTGCCGTCCGTCATCGCCTGCGGGCAGTGCTGGTACTGTCAGCACGGCCGCTTCTCCTTGTGTGACAACACCAATCCCAACGCGAAGATCGCCGAGGCGATGTACGGTTACTCGGGCGCCGCGATCTTCGGCTACTCGCACGCGTTCGGCGGCTACGCGGGCGGTTTCGCCGAGTACGTGCGCGTTCCGTACGCGGACGTCGGCCCGATCCTCGTGCCCGACTCGCTCACGGACGAGCAGGCCCTGTTCGTGTCCGATGCCTTTCCGACCGGTTGGCAAGCCGCGTACTTCGCCGACATCAAGCCTGGAGACGTCGTGGCCGTGTGGGGCGCGGGCGCCGTGGGCTTGTTTGCCATCGCGAGCGCGTTCATGATGGGCGCGGACGACGTCATCGCCATCGACCGCTTCAGTGACCGTCTCGACAAGGCGCGGCAACTCGGGGCGCGCACCATCAACTACGAGGAGATCAACCAGCAAGGCGTCACGATCGTCTCGGCCCTCAAGGAGATGACGGCGGGACGCGGTCCGGACCGCGCGATCGACGCGGTCGGCATGGAAGCGCACGGAACGGGCTTCGGCGCGAACATCGACCGAGTGAAGCAAGCGACGCGCCTCGCCGAACTCGACCGTCCGTACGTCCTGCGTCAAGCCATCCAGGCGGTGCGCAAGGGCGGCACGGTCAGCATCTCGGGCGTGTACGCGGGGCTGGTCGACAAGATGCCGTTGGGCGCCATCGTGAACAAGTCGCTGCACCTTCGTGGCGGGCAGATGCACGCGCAACGCTACCTCAAGGACCTCGTGAAGCGCGTCGAGAACGGCGAGATCGACCCCTCGTTCGTCGTCACGCACCGCCTTTCGCTGGAGGACGCGCCGCAAGCGTTCGAGACGTTCAAGAAGAAGCACGGCCCGAACGAGCACGGCGAGGATTGCCCGTGCTGCCGCGTCGTCCTCAAGCCTCACTTGAAGAAGATCGAGTCCAAGCAAGGACCAGGCAAGCCCGTGGAGGTGAACGCGTGA
- a CDS encoding zinc-dependent alcohol dehydrogenase, whose translation MKALVWQGVNRVGIENVPDPQILQPTDAIVKITSTAICGSDLHLLDGYVPTMMHGDILGHEFMGEIVDVGKDVRNVRVGDRVIVPFPISCGSCWYCTHDESSLCDNSNPNAKNAEALWGHSPAGIYGYSHITGGYSGGQAQYARTVFADSNLFKVPSHLTDDQVLFLTDILPTGYMGAEQANIEPGDVVAVWGCGPVGQFVIRSAFLLGAGRVIAIDRFAERLAMAEAAGAEALNYEKVDVFTSLKEMTAGRGPDSVIDAVGLEAHGQGLGGVYDAVKQTTRVAETERPHALRAAIQACRKGGTVSVPGVYGGLGDKIPMGAFMNKGLEMHSGQTHVHRYVKRLLNHIEEGRIHPEEIITHRLSLDEAPQGYQMFKKKHDGCVKVVLNPWA comes from the coding sequence GTGAAGGCCCTCGTTTGGCAAGGCGTCAACCGTGTCGGCATCGAGAACGTTCCCGACCCGCAAATCCTGCAGCCCACCGACGCCATCGTGAAGATCACCTCGACCGCCATCTGCGGCTCGGACCTTCACCTCCTCGACGGGTACGTGCCGACGATGATGCACGGCGACATCCTCGGGCACGAGTTCATGGGCGAAATCGTCGACGTCGGCAAGGACGTGCGGAACGTGCGGGTCGGCGACCGCGTCATCGTGCCCTTCCCGATCTCGTGCGGTTCGTGCTGGTACTGCACGCACGACGAGTCGAGCTTGTGCGACAACTCCAACCCGAACGCCAAGAACGCCGAGGCGTTGTGGGGCCACTCCCCGGCGGGCATCTACGGCTACTCGCACATCACCGGCGGGTACTCGGGCGGCCAAGCGCAATACGCGCGCACCGTTTTCGCCGACTCGAACTTGTTCAAGGTGCCGTCGCACCTCACCGACGATCAAGTGCTGTTCCTCACCGACATCCTTCCGACGGGGTACATGGGCGCCGAGCAAGCGAACATCGAGCCGGGCGACGTCGTCGCCGTGTGGGGCTGCGGTCCTGTCGGTCAGTTCGTGATTCGCTCGGCGTTCCTGCTCGGCGCGGGCCGCGTCATCGCCATCGACCGTTTCGCCGAGCGCCTCGCGATGGCCGAAGCGGCGGGCGCCGAGGCCCTGAATTACGAGAAGGTCGACGTGTTCACGTCTCTCAAGGAGATGACGGCGGGTCGCGGGCCCGACTCGGTGATCGACGCCGTCGGCCTCGAAGCGCACGGCCAAGGACTGGGCGGCGTCTACGACGCCGTGAAGCAGACGACGCGCGTCGCCGAGACCGAGCGTCCGCACGCGCTGCGCGCCGCCATCCAAGCGTGCCGCAAGGGCGGCACCGTCTCCGTGCCCGGCGTGTACGGCGGGCTCGGTGACAAGATCCCCATGGGCGCGTTCATGAACAAGGGCCTCGAGATGCACTCGGGTCAGACCCACGTGCACCGTTACGTCAAGAGGCTTCTCAATCACATCGAGGAAGGTCGCATCCACCCCGAGGAGATCATCACGCACCGCCTTTCGCTCGACGAGGCGCCGCAAGGCTATCAGATGTTCAAGAAAAAGCACGACGGCTGCGTCAAGGTCGTCTTGAATCCTTGGGCGTGA